A region from the Medicago truncatula cultivar Jemalong A17 chromosome 6, MtrunA17r5.0-ANR, whole genome shotgun sequence genome encodes:
- the LOC25496642 gene encoding annexin D5 produces MATLVVPPIPPSPRDDAMQLYRAFKGFGCDTSAVINILAHRDATQRAYIQQEYRTTYAEELSKRLISELSGKLETAVLLWMPDPAGRDAEIIRKSLIVDKNLEAATEVLCSRAPSQLQYLKQLYHSKFGVYLEHEIESNTSGDLQKILLAYVSTPRLEGPEVNREIAEKDAKVLYRAGEKKLGTDEKTFIQIFSERSGAHLVAVSAYYHDMYGHSLKKAVKNETSGNFGHALRTIIQCAHNPAKYFAKVLYKAMKGLGTNDTTLIRVIVTRTEIDMKYIKAEYAKKYKKTLNDAVHSETSGNYRAFLLALLGPNN; encoded by the exons ATGGCTACACTTGTTGTACCTCCAATTCCACCTTCTCCTAGAGATGATGCCATGCAACTTTACCGTGCTTTCAAAG GATTTGGCTGTGACACAAGTGCTGTGATCAATATTCTTGCTCATCGAGATGCGACGCAGCGCGCCTATATCCAACAAGAATATCGAACAACATACGCGGAGGAGCTTTCTAAACGCCTAATTTCAGAGCTGAGCGGAAAGTTAGAG ACTGCAGTTCTGCTTTGGATGCCTGACCCTGCAGGACGTGACGCAGAAATCATTAGGAAGTCTCTAATTGTGGACAAAAACCTTGAAGCTGCTACCGAAGTATTATGTTCGCGTGCTCCATCCCAACTCCAATATCTAAAACAGTTATACCATTCAAAATTCGGTGTTTATCTCGAGCATGAAATCGAATCAAACACTTCTGGGGATCTTCAAAAG ATCTTGCTCGCATATGTAAGCACCCCTCGCCTGGAAGGCCCCGAGGTCAATAGAGAAATCGCTGAGAAGGATGCAAAGGTTCTCTACAGAGCCGGGGAAAAGAAACTCGGAACTGATGAAAAGACTTTTATCCAAATATTCAGTGAACGAAGCGGCGCACATTTGGTTGCCGTCAGTGCTTATTATCATGACATGTACGGTCACTCATTGAAGAAG GCAGTAAAGAATGAAACATCGGGGAATTTTGGTCACGCACTTCGGACAATAATACAATGTGCTCATAATCCAGCAAAGTATTTTGCAAAG GTGTTGTATAAGGCAATGAAAGGTTTAGGGACTAATGATACCACACTCATAAGGGTCATCGTAACAAGGACTGAGATTGATATGAAATACATCAAAGCTGAATATGCCAAGAAATATAAGAAGACATTGAATGATGCAGTTCACTCTGAAACATCTGGCAACTATAGGGCTTTTCTTCTCGCACTTTTGGGTCCGAATAATTAG